The Candidatus Alcyoniella australis DNA window GTCGACGTCAACGTGCACCCGGCCAAGACTGAGGTGCGCTTCCGTGATTCGCGCAGCGTGTTTCAGGCGCTGAGCCAATCCGTGCGCCAGGCGTTGCGCTCGCACGCGGAAAGCAGCATGCCGCAGCCGACGGGGCAGGGCGGCGGGTCCGAACAGGTTTTGCCCGACCAGCGCGAACAGCGCGTGGCCGACGCGGTGGCGCGTTACAGCGTGGGACGCGGCAGCGACGCAGGCGCACAGCCCTATTTTCCGCGACAAGAACAGCCCGAGCTGATCCAGCGGCACGACGAGCGTCGCCCCTGGCGGATCATCGGCCAGGTGCTGGACTGCTACATCCTGGCGCAGGACGAGCAGGGGCTGGTGATTATCGATCAGCACGCGGCCCACGAGCGGGTGGTCTACGAGCGACTGCTGGGGCAGATCGAGCAAGGCGCGGCCCAGAGCCAGCGGCTGTTGCTGCCGATCACGCTGGACCTGGCCGGGACCGAGGGCGCGGCCCTGGAGCAGTTCGCGCCCGAGCTCGAGGGTTTCGGCATTACGGTCGAGCGTTTCGGGCCGCAGACGTTCGTGATAAAATCCCTGCCCGCCTTGGTGCCCGAATCCGCGGCTTCGAACCTGGTGCGCGATTTGGTCAGCGACCTGGCGGAGATCGGGTCGGCGGGACGGATCGAGGACGCGCGCGATCAGGTGGTGGAGCGCATCGCCTGCCATGGAGCGATTCGCGCCGGCACCGAGCTGAGCGAGGCCGCAATGCGCAGGCTGCTCGACGAGCTGCTGCGGACCCGCAATCCCGAGCATTGCCCCCACGGCAGGCCCACGGTGCGGCGAGTCAGTAGCGTAGAGCTGGAAAGGATGTTCAAGAGAACGTGACACAGCTTGTAGACAAAATGCTGCACGGCGACCCGCGGGCCCTGGCCCGGCTGATGTCGATCGTCGAGAGCGGCGGAGCGCAGCGGCGCAAGATCATGGCCGAGGTCTATCCCCACGCGAACAACGCCCGGGTGCTGGGGATCACCGGCCCGCCCGGCGCGGGCAAGAGTACGCTGGCCGACCGGCTGATCAGCCGTTTTCGCTCCCAAGATAAACAGGTCGGCGTGCTGGCGATCGACCCCTCGAGCCCGTTCAGCGGCGGCGCGCTGCTGGGCGACCGGATTCGCATGTCGCGCCACGCAGGAGACCGCGGAGTTTTCATCCGCTCGCTGGGCACCCGCGGCAACCGCGGCGGCCTGGCCCGCGCCACGCGCGAGTTCGCCATGCTGCTTTCCGCATTTGGCAAGGACGTGGTGATCGTCGAGACCGTGGGAGTAGGGCAGACCGAGCTGGACATCATGGACCTGGCGCACAGCGTGCTGGTGGTTTTCGTGCCCGAGAGCGGCGACGTGATCCAGACGATGAAGGCCGGGCTGACCGAGATCGCCGACATTTTCGTGGTCAACAAGGCCGACCGCGAGGGAGCCGACCGGATGGTGGCCGAGCTGCGGGCGATGGTCGAGATGAACCGACCGCAACAGAACGGTTGGACCATTCCGGTGCTGCAATCGCAGGCGTTCAAGGACGTGGGCGTCGAGCAGATTGCCGTGCAGATCGATCTGCACTGGGAATACCTCCAGCGCAAGGGCAACGGCCCGTGCGATCAGGCGTTCCGTGACGAGCTGTGCGAGGTGCTGCTCGAGCAGGTGCGCGACAATCTGAGCAGCACGGCCTGTGACGCCGATCAACTGCGCCGCATGGCGCGGGTCAGCGGCGACGAAGCGCATAACCCCTACCTAGTGGCCGAACGGATCGTGGCCGACAGCGCGCTGGCGCGTCGGCTGATCCTTGATTACAAGGCGGACAAATCCGATGACTAAGTTGAGCAATGCTTCAATCCATCCGATCAAGGCGGCCCTGCTGCTCGCGGCGCTGCTCGCGGCGCTGCTTTGCTGCACCGGTTGCCCCGAGGACGAGCCGGATTTGGACGAGGATGAGACCGACATCGACGCGCCCTATGCGGTCAGTCTGTTCTCCGCGGCAGGCTATATCGACCGCGTGGAGCTGACCTGGACTAATCCCACATCGCGCGACAGCGACATGAACAAAGACTTTGTCGGCGTGATGATCCTGCGCAACGAGGGCACGCCGATCAGCGCCCTGCCGCTGCGCGACTTGCGCTACATCGTGGGCGAGCAGATCGGCGCGGACACGGTGGTCTTCGTCGGCAGCTCCCAGAGTTTTATCGACGGCGACGTCGAGCCCGGGAAAACCTATTA harbors:
- the meaB gene encoding methylmalonyl Co-A mutase-associated GTPase MeaB, with product MTQLVDKMLHGDPRALARLMSIVESGGAQRRKIMAEVYPHANNARVLGITGPPGAGKSTLADRLISRFRSQDKQVGVLAIDPSSPFSGGALLGDRIRMSRHAGDRGVFIRSLGTRGNRGGLARATREFAMLLSAFGKDVVIVETVGVGQTELDIMDLAHSVLVVFVPESGDVIQTMKAGLTEIADIFVVNKADREGADRMVAELRAMVEMNRPQQNGWTIPVLQSQAFKDVGVEQIAVQIDLHWEYLQRKGNGPCDQAFRDELCEVLLEQVRDNLSSTACDADQLRRMARVSGDEAHNPYLVAERIVADSALARRLILDYKADKSDD